Proteins from a single region of Dyadobacter fanqingshengii:
- a CDS encoding S1 family peptidase, giving the protein MCNKRGCQCEENFDAEIAFKRLSEKYNDLAEIVANYLSEADIADRSIRAKSAQRMAELLIRIVGGSRVAEGEYPECCLVGTKNVNGTSDWFCTGILVHPRIVLTAAHCFQPGSSYVVALNTVNQNGLSKAEIIDVKKAVQHAGYQQTGKFNDISVLVLSRTAATVPIQIASSDEINTALNTTLVGFGNDDVNSTVGFGIKRVVSVPINSIRRAIHDNLDADENYYDYESDLEFVAGGNGYDSCNGDSGGPAYIVVDGVRKLAGLTSRSTARANTRCGDGGIYTRVDAHLNFISALTPIS; this is encoded by the coding sequence ATGTGTAACAAACGAGGGTGTCAATGTGAAGAAAATTTCGATGCAGAAATTGCATTCAAAAGACTGAGTGAAAAATATAATGATCTTGCCGAAATTGTTGCCAACTATTTATCAGAAGCTGATATTGCTGACAGGTCTATTCGTGCGAAATCTGCACAGCGAATGGCAGAGTTGCTCATTAGAATAGTGGGCGGTTCAAGAGTCGCGGAGGGCGAATACCCTGAATGCTGCTTGGTTGGAACAAAAAATGTAAATGGAACTTCAGATTGGTTTTGTACAGGCATTTTGGTTCATCCAAGAATTGTTTTGACAGCGGCTCATTGTTTCCAGCCGGGGAGTTCCTATGTTGTCGCATTAAACACCGTGAATCAAAATGGATTGTCAAAAGCAGAAATTATTGATGTAAAGAAAGCGGTTCAACATGCAGGGTATCAACAAACAGGAAAATTCAATGATATTTCAGTTCTAGTATTGAGCAGAACAGCTGCTACCGTTCCAATCCAAATTGCATCCTCAGACGAAATAAATACTGCCCTGAATACAACGTTAGTAGGCTTTGGAAATGATGACGTAAATAGTACTGTTGGATTTGGCATCAAAAGAGTGGTGAGCGTTCCCATAAACAGTATCAGAAGAGCAATTCATGATAATTTGGACGCGGATGAAAACTATTACGATTATGAATCTGATTTGGAGTTCGTTGCAGGAGGAAACGGCTATGACTCATGCAATGGGGATAGTGGCGGACCTGCATACATAGTAGTTGATGGAGTGAGAAAGCTGGCTGGATTGACATCAAGATCAACGGCGAGGGCAAACACGCGCTGCGGTGATGGAGGCATTTACACACGCGTTGATGCGCACCTTAACTTCATAAGCGCGCTCACTCCTATTTCCTGA
- a CDS encoding S8 family peptidase translates to MSQFSINPVKRGSSIDGSKTTGRYIAVVKNFQDKKIKNTIERKTSLRIASSNDYNNKKKGFSVQAFNEGAQGLYLQQLGVIVLDGKDAQLMKRIEDDKDILVMRPEQKVYALNNLNPFYMQGYFDAVKHLYEKSLEPSGATIGASSKTERTDLALSGAWHLEMTNVLASKYSGKGVNLAVLDTGFDFDHPDFANRSIQSAFFAEGATSADDRLGHGTHCAGIAAGPKTSSLGERYGVAFEANLFVGKVLNDNGEGTDGSLTEGIEWAISNNCKIISMSLGGSVEVTDPFQEMYETIARRALQHGTIIIAAAGNDSDRPGNIVKPVNSPANCPSILSVGAISRDGRIADFSCGTLDLFSCGSSVDLVAPGVDIRSSYIGPQNYFVDSGTSMATPLVSGIAALVAEAYPDMPAMEFRNYLTRNAKSLNLSPYDSGCGLVQAI, encoded by the coding sequence ATGAGCCAGTTTTCCATAAATCCCGTAAAGAGGGGATCCTCGATTGATGGGTCAAAAACAACGGGTAGATACATTGCAGTCGTAAAAAATTTTCAGGACAAGAAAATTAAGAACACTATTGAGAGAAAGACATCACTTCGAATCGCATCGTCAAATGATTATAACAACAAAAAGAAGGGGTTTTCGGTACAAGCATTTAATGAAGGAGCTCAGGGCTTGTATTTACAACAGCTAGGAGTTATAGTATTGGATGGAAAAGATGCACAATTGATGAAGAGAATTGAAGACGATAAAGATATATTGGTGATGCGCCCAGAACAGAAGGTATATGCACTAAACAATCTTAATCCCTTCTACATGCAGGGTTATTTTGACGCAGTAAAGCATTTATATGAGAAGTCGTTAGAACCGAGTGGCGCTACAATTGGAGCTAGTTCGAAGACAGAGCGGACAGATCTAGCACTGAGCGGAGCTTGGCATTTGGAAATGACCAATGTTTTGGCATCTAAATATTCTGGAAAAGGAGTGAATTTGGCTGTGTTGGACACAGGTTTTGATTTTGATCATCCTGATTTCGCCAATCGTTCCATTCAAAGTGCATTTTTCGCAGAAGGGGCTACCTCAGCGGACGACCGGCTGGGCCATGGTACCCATTGTGCCGGAATTGCTGCAGGCCCGAAAACATCGAGTCTTGGTGAAAGATATGGTGTTGCGTTTGAAGCTAACCTATTCGTTGGTAAAGTGCTGAATGACAATGGAGAGGGTACAGACGGGTCACTTACTGAAGGGATTGAGTGGGCGATTAGTAATAATTGCAAGATTATTTCTATGTCCTTGGGTGGGTCAGTCGAGGTTACAGACCCTTTTCAAGAAATGTATGAGACTATCGCGCGGAGAGCGTTGCAGCATGGCACGATCATCATTGCGGCTGCCGGAAACGATAGTGATCGTCCTGGTAACATAGTGAAACCAGTGAATTCTCCTGCAAATTGTCCATCGATTCTATCTGTCGGAGCGATAAGTCGAGACGGCCGTATTGCGGATTTCTCTTGTGGTACTCTGGACCTGTTCTCTTGCGGCAGTTCAGTAGATTTAGTCGCACCAGGCGTTGATATCAGAAGTTCCTATATCGGCCCTCAAAATTACTTTGTCGATAGTGGAACCAGTATGGCTACGCCTCTTGTTTCTGGTATTGCAGCGCTAGTGGCCGAAGCCTACCCCGACATGCCAGCTATGGAGTTTCGTAACTATCTTACTAGAAATGCCAAGTCACTAAATTTATCCCCATATGATTCGGGGTGCGGTTTAGTTCAAGCCATCTAA
- a CDS encoding antirestriction protein ArdA, which yields MKSSENAPKIYVGTYGMYNSGSLFGKWFDLTDYADAKEFYQDCYEYHRNEFDPELMFQEWENIPDFLISECSLDDKVFEYFQALDEMDDDTAEAFKVYCEQISSWPANGKALSEQVDSFQESYRGYFGGSMKDAKIEYAYQYVEDTGMLANTPSVLERYFDYDAFARDLFLEGYTEVDGYVFADY from the coding sequence ATGAAATCATCAGAAAACGCTCCAAAGATTTATGTAGGCACTTATGGAATGTACAACAGCGGTTCACTCTTTGGGAAATGGTTTGATTTGACAGACTATGCTGATGCAAAGGAGTTTTATCAGGATTGCTATGAATATCATCGGAATGAGTTTGACCCAGAGCTTATGTTTCAGGAATGGGAAAACATTCCTGATTTCTTGATTTCAGAGTGTAGTTTGGACGATAAGGTGTTTGAGTACTTCCAAGCACTGGACGAGATGGATGATGATACAGCCGAAGCTTTCAAGGTCTACTGCGAACAAATTAGTAGCTGGCCGGCGAATGGAAAGGCACTATCTGAGCAGGTCGACTCATTTCAAGAGAGCTACCGCGGGTACTTCGGAGGATCGATGAAGGATGCGAAAATAGAGTATGCTTATCAGTACGTTGAGGACACAGGAATGTTAGCTAATACCCCTTCGGTGCTTGAACGGTATTTTGACTATGACGCTTTTGCTCGGGATTTATTCCTGGAAGGGTATACTGAGGTGGATGGGTACGTGTTTGCTGACTACTGA
- a CDS encoding relaxase/mobilization nuclease domain-containing protein, with amino-acid sequence MIGKVGLGNFAKGILSYCYYEKELTAKQLKEVTIDDVRGELIYIQHLGINAMPDGRLDLDYLARQMLDNRDKNRNLNKYVWHQSFSFPPGEDPPAAKLTSLAVEFAKEFGFAENQMLAFKHNDTKHKHIHIVANRINYNGKNTADHFKNYARTGEFSRRMELELGLTITSDMSLNQKGKQQAPRQDTAIINLRSLVDQVLAKASSIDEFEKQMQTHGFKTYIGRGIAFFNMQNRMKVKGSDLGKDYSLQNLEQRMGMDMSQAFVPVKRKKKSRRKQQGLSI; translated from the coding sequence ATGATTGGAAAAGTGGGTTTGGGAAACTTCGCGAAGGGAATATTGAGCTATTGTTATTACGAAAAGGAATTGACAGCAAAACAATTGAAAGAAGTTACGATTGACGATGTGCGGGGAGAGCTTATTTACATTCAGCATCTTGGCATAAATGCAATGCCGGATGGAAGGCTGGACTTGGATTATCTCGCCAGGCAAATGCTGGATAACAGGGACAAAAACAGAAATCTCAACAAATATGTTTGGCATCAATCGTTCAGCTTTCCGCCAGGGGAAGATCCGCCCGCAGCGAAGCTTACAAGTTTGGCCGTGGAGTTTGCAAAAGAATTTGGTTTTGCAGAGAACCAAATGCTTGCCTTCAAGCACAACGACACGAAGCATAAGCACATTCATATTGTCGCAAACCGGATCAACTACAACGGCAAAAACACCGCCGATCATTTTAAAAACTATGCGCGGACGGGAGAATTTTCAAGACGCATGGAATTAGAACTTGGACTCACAATAACTTCTGACATGAGCTTGAATCAAAAAGGAAAGCAGCAAGCACCAAGGCAGGATACCGCAATCATCAACCTTAGAAGTTTGGTAGATCAAGTTTTAGCAAAAGCATCTTCAATCGACGAGTTTGAAAAGCAGATGCAAACGCACGGATTCAAGACGTATATAGGAAGAGGTATAGCCTTTTTCAATATGCAAAATCGGATGAAAGTGAAAGGTTCTGACCTGGGGAAAGACTATTCATTGCAAAATCTTGAACAGCGAATGGGTATGGATATGTCGCAAGCTTTTGTGCCTGTAAAACGCAAGAAAAAGTCTCGGCGGAAACAACAAGGATTAAGTATCTAA
- a CDS encoding plasmid mobilization protein: MESKRKGRPPKEEKVVRRDHFSVWVTKDEKARIKQLIEKSGLSASQFFLTLALDTPIKRPQKKTLPARTAEMIRTLEQLSGILSLAVLKTKDHQMQSRQWMQSSQHLRLLSQVITLWIFEDFEIRTFHKTLNNVQEWMHQLTLYIQRILPESQNKTSILETTKNIFRNAQELLAKYDSYYQPAELAGQLRVWKSDVADHPDQVHRIIEEKVTAILKRFDL; the protein is encoded by the coding sequence ATGGAAAGCAAAAGAAAAGGAAGACCACCGAAAGAGGAGAAGGTTGTGCGAAGGGATCACTTTTCTGTATGGGTTACCAAAGATGAAAAAGCGAGGATTAAACAGTTGATCGAAAAGAGCGGACTTTCAGCAAGCCAATTCTTTTTGACACTGGCACTTGACACACCCATCAAACGACCACAAAAGAAAACATTGCCCGCCCGAACGGCGGAGATGATCCGGACGCTCGAACAGCTTAGTGGCATTTTGTCGCTTGCGGTTTTGAAAACAAAGGATCATCAGATGCAAAGTCGGCAATGGATGCAGAGCAGTCAGCACCTGCGCTTACTTTCGCAGGTCATCACGCTCTGGATATTTGAAGATTTTGAGATCAGGACATTCCATAAGACCCTCAATAATGTGCAGGAGTGGATGCACCAGTTGACGCTATACATTCAGCGGATTCTTCCGGAATCTCAAAACAAGACCAGCATTCTTGAAACGACCAAAAACATCTTTCGTAATGCCCAAGAATTACTGGCAAAGTATGACAGCTACTATCAACCAGCTGAGCTGGCTGGACAACTTCGGGTATGGAAATCGGATGTAGCGGATCATCCAGATCAAGTGCATAGGATCATTGAAGAGAAGGTCACGGCAATACTTAAACGTTTCGACTTATGA
- a CDS encoding phage integrase SAM-like domain-containing protein, with protein sequence MLENSFGLNFFLKTPRAENEDGTRAIYMRVTVNHQARDIATRRIWHPSKWNVRAGRATGNKEDTKELNAYLDSLTTKVFQAKKALLDADKELTADAIKNLMLGKEESKMTILKIFKEHNEQVAELVGTDFAPGTLERYETSLKHTREFIKWKYKEDDFDIKKLDFEFISQFEYAQEIDDWSALLLAEVEEHFERIKAEVDQSVDTIDKAAAAIKSNQRPVHFSNKKQAFYYGLSLSLPWSVVAIVLSFLFSWLISTDEEYRERSRIIEAYKNAPEYRLLMQNGEIVQDERGNFLKLRPQGKKSDVLIGREYFFDKKTKEMLIPLGR encoded by the coding sequence ATGTTAGAAAACAGTTTCGGGTTGAATTTCTTTTTGAAAACCCCAAGGGCAGAAAACGAAGATGGCACAAGAGCAATCTACATGCGTGTCACAGTGAATCATCAGGCCAGGGACATTGCTACAAGGCGAATCTGGCATCCATCCAAATGGAATGTCAGAGCCGGGAGAGCAACCGGGAATAAAGAAGATACAAAGGAGCTCAACGCTTATCTAGACTCACTGACAACGAAAGTGTTTCAAGCTAAGAAAGCATTATTAGACGCAGATAAAGAGTTGACCGCGGACGCGATCAAAAATTTGATGCTCGGAAAGGAAGAGAGCAAAATGACAATCCTAAAAATCTTCAAGGAGCATAATGAGCAGGTCGCAGAACTTGTCGGCACCGACTTTGCACCAGGCACACTCGAACGATACGAGACTTCGCTCAAACACACCCGTGAGTTCATCAAGTGGAAATATAAAGAAGACGATTTCGATATAAAAAAGTTGGATTTCGAATTTATCTCTCAGTTCGAATACGCCCAAGAAATCGATGACTGGTCCGCTTTGCTGCTAGCCGAGGTTGAGGAACACTTTGAACGAATTAAGGCCGAGGTCGATCAATCCGTAGACACAATTGACAAAGCGGCAGCTGCGATAAAAAGTAACCAGCGACCGGTTCATTTTTCCAACAAAAAGCAAGCCTTCTATTATGGCTTGTCGCTGAGTCTTCCATGGTCTGTTGTTGCGATCGTTTTATCGTTTTTATTTTCTTGGCTTATCTCAACTGACGAGGAATACCGAGAGCGCAGCAGGATTATCGAGGCTTACAAAAATGCACCGGAATATCGTCTGTTAATGCAGAATGGTGAGATCGTGCAAGATGAGCGTGGGAATTTTTTGAAGCTTCGACCTCAAGGAAAGAAAAGTGACGTGTTGATCGGTCGAGAATACTTTTTTGACAAAAAGACTAAGGAAATGCTCATTCCACTTGGGCGGTAG
- a CDS encoding peptidoglycan-binding protein yields the protein MECSNLIATALKQGDVSAFLFKGSADLALIEDLQKVLFELGFKKELKLDKYEVDGDFGPATADAVAAFATKNKLTDDGTSVSNSLAKLMLQRHSFLPEMYLLWSIYNSDLRAKKYISRGTRMSVTAIQLMLFERGYAEQLNFQKFGADGMYGDSTRKAMKAYARDNQIDSDGDLLTRPLMDLMLRDINAFYGKNWSDLAVNNLPSANSPLVLFEASRFQGKPCRADVLFVPTLEMINQHAERANVFVHVTSSFRTSANVAGAIVKPATRSNHMAGHAIDMNVVYDNKKQLADSKVLAKYPQVPEPVRLFIKSIIDDPNLRWGGNFQAKDPVHIDDNLNQDLARWDQRYQAMQKAVQLGG from the coding sequence ATGGAATGCTCGAACCTTATTGCCACTGCTTTGAAGCAAGGAGATGTTAGTGCCTTTCTGTTCAAAGGTTCTGCGGATCTCGCTTTAATAGAAGATCTGCAAAAGGTCCTTTTTGAATTGGGCTTCAAAAAGGAATTGAAATTGGATAAATACGAGGTCGATGGAGATTTCGGCCCCGCTACTGCAGACGCGGTAGCGGCTTTTGCGACAAAAAACAAACTGACAGATGATGGAACTTCGGTGTCAAATTCCTTAGCGAAACTAATGCTGCAGCGTCATAGCTTTTTGCCCGAAATGTACTTGTTATGGTCCATCTACAATTCCGATTTGCGGGCAAAAAAATATATTTCCAGAGGTACCAGGATGAGCGTCACAGCCATTCAACTTATGTTATTTGAAAGAGGGTATGCCGAACAGCTGAATTTCCAAAAATTCGGAGCGGACGGGATGTATGGCGACAGTACCCGCAAGGCTATGAAGGCCTATGCCCGGGATAATCAGATCGACTCTGATGGCGATTTACTGACGAGGCCGTTGATGGATCTGATGCTCAGGGACATCAATGCTTTTTACGGTAAAAATTGGAGCGACCTCGCTGTAAACAATCTGCCAAGTGCCAACTCACCCCTCGTTTTGTTCGAAGCTTCCCGATTTCAGGGTAAACCGTGCCGGGCCGATGTACTATTTGTACCGACGCTGGAGATGATCAATCAGCATGCTGAGCGAGCCAATGTGTTTGTTCATGTCACGAGTTCCTTCCGAACCTCCGCGAATGTAGCCGGAGCAATTGTAAAGCCCGCTACCCGTTCCAATCATATGGCTGGACATGCTATCGACATGAACGTAGTCTATGACAACAAAAAGCAACTGGCCGACTCCAAAGTACTTGCAAAATACCCGCAGGTGCCGGAGCCAGTGCGGCTGTTTATCAAATCCATTATTGATGATCCCAATCTTCGCTGGGGTGGTAATTTCCAGGCCAAGGATCCTGTCCATATCGATGATAACCTGAACCAGGATTTAGCCCGTTGGGATCAAAGGTATCAGGCCATGCAGAAGGCGGTGCAATTGGGTGGCTGA